One segment of Alistipes sp. ZOR0009 DNA contains the following:
- a CDS encoding LTA synthase family protein, translating into MTIKKVSNVDRLIDASYSYLNNTLSLLSIFLLLRLFEIFVLTTSFSLNDDALRANLQGFFHDTYLVLKIAGILLIPYYTLCLLRKKIAELFFLTAGIIAIIANLALQLYFATTKVLLGSDIFSYNTEELSEILRSSNSMNIINIIPFIVFPILFVALWHYIGKVKFVRGIYFLFYPLLAVAIITTNYSTAQSAPNGNRFNTFIASNKLGFFTQRTMDYIKESEQMNIAQTEGLKEDEAYLKGEVKTIDKKYPLLHLDETRNVLAPFFDTAKVKPNLVIILVESLGKAYSGKNARLGSFTPFLDSLSNQSLYFEHFLSTAGRTFAVLPSMLGSLPLPIRGFASLTDRMPNHNTLLSILNANGYSSNFVYGGDANFDDMAFFLKRQGVEKIVDLKSSWPNKSKLPPNDQGYSWGYGDKDILQKIVEINSNANKPFISIALTLAMHDPFRVPNQKYYNQRFQKIVEQRKLSDDLKEKILPYQSQLASVLYFDDALRNFFVEFSKLPSYNNTIFVITGDHSMPEIPISTQLERFRVPLVIYSPMLKRSANFKSVSTQFDVTPSLLAFLKERASISTPKYVHWIGMGLDTVRNFRNIHNVPLMENKNEQTTYLSGLYLISMNRLYEITPTMDLAESNNTKQQTKLANYLSSFKKMCAYTCSNNKLMPDSLLFTNRIKK; encoded by the coding sequence ATGACAATAAAAAAAGTTTCGAACGTAGACCGATTGATAGATGCATCGTACAGCTATCTAAACAACACATTATCGTTGTTGTCCATATTCCTGCTGCTGCGCCTTTTCGAAATATTTGTCTTAACCACATCCTTTTCGCTTAATGATGATGCGCTAAGGGCAAATCTTCAAGGCTTTTTCCACGACACTTACCTCGTACTAAAGATTGCGGGAATACTACTTATTCCTTACTATACATTATGCCTCCTTCGAAAAAAAATTGCTGAACTTTTTTTCCTCACAGCAGGCATAATTGCAATAATTGCTAATCTTGCTCTTCAACTATATTTTGCCACCACCAAAGTGCTATTAGGCTCTGATATATTCAGCTATAACACGGAAGAACTAAGCGAGATTCTTCGTTCTTCTAACTCTATGAATATTATAAATATTATACCATTCATTGTTTTCCCTATTCTATTTGTTGCTCTTTGGCACTATATCGGAAAAGTAAAATTCGTAAGAGGTATATATTTTTTATTCTACCCTTTACTTGCAGTAGCCATCATTACAACAAACTACTCGACTGCACAATCTGCACCAAATGGCAATAGATTTAATACGTTTATAGCCTCCAATAAGTTGGGCTTTTTTACCCAGCGCACAATGGATTACATTAAAGAAAGCGAGCAAATGAATATCGCCCAAACGGAAGGGCTAAAAGAAGACGAAGCTTACCTAAAAGGCGAAGTTAAAACTATTGACAAAAAATACCCTCTTCTTCATCTCGACGAAACACGTAACGTTCTTGCCCCTTTTTTCGATACAGCCAAAGTAAAACCAAACTTAGTTATAATCTTAGTTGAAAGTCTCGGGAAAGCCTACAGCGGGAAGAATGCGCGTTTAGGAAGTTTTACCCCCTTCTTAGATTCTTTATCTAACCAAAGCCTTTATTTTGAACATTTTTTAAGTACCGCGGGGCGTACTTTTGCGGTTTTACCATCTATGCTAGGTTCGCTACCTCTTCCAATCAGGGGATTTGCGTCTCTAACCGATCGTATGCCTAATCACAACACACTTTTAAGTATACTAAATGCCAATGGGTATTCCTCGAATTTTGTATATGGTGGTGATGCCAATTTTGACGATATGGCCTTCTTCTTAAAAAGACAGGGCGTTGAAAAAATAGTAGACCTAAAAAGCAGCTGGCCCAACAAAAGTAAGCTTCCACCAAACGACCAAGGATATAGTTGGGGCTACGGAGATAAGGATATCCTCCAAAAAATAGTTGAAATAAATAGCAATGCAAACAAACCATTTATAAGCATTGCCCTTACACTTGCCATGCATGATCCTTTTAGAGTTCCTAATCAAAAGTATTATAACCAGAGATTTCAAAAGATAGTGGAACAAAGAAAGCTAAGCGATGATTTAAAAGAAAAAATTCTACCCTACCAAAGCCAACTTGCTTCAGTCCTCTATTTCGACGATGCGCTCCGCAATTTTTTTGTAGAGTTTAGCAAGCTGCCTAGCTATAACAACACAATATTTGTAATTACAGGCGATCACAGTATGCCTGAAATTCCAATATCAACTCAACTCGAAAGATTCAGAGTACCATTAGTTATATACTCACCTATGCTAAAACGAAGTGCTAACTTCAAATCTGTTTCAACACAGTTTGATGTAACACCGAGTTTACTAGCATTCCTAAAAGAAAGGGCCTCCATATCTACACCAAAGTATGTCCACTGGATTGGAATGGGACTAGATACCGTCCGAAATTTTAGAAATATCCACAATGTTCCATTAATGGAGAATAAAAATGAACAAACAACCTACCTAAGTGGGTTATATCTTATCTCTATGAACCGATTGTACGAAATAACCCCA
- a CDS encoding YaiO family outer membrane beta-barrel protein, with product MNKIATIIVFTLLVLDCFSQSTESSYEQVKQLAKEKKYDQAEKLCKEILAKTDDGDVRFYLGLIYSWSGRYDDARNEFQKLEQTRPNSLELTNAQYNVEYWSGDYSAAITILDKSISKNPNELDLLIKKAKMLNNLGKRKEASATIEKVLNKDPASLEARLVYAQIKNSNTQNTISANFTYDFFSDSTNPWYFSYLQYSRKTRIGTVIGRVNYANRFNSNGFQAEADSYLSFWKGGYTYANIGFSGSSIFPDFRCGLEYYHNLPHSFEASLGFRYMKFSSSDVLLYTGTVGKYYKSYWFSIRPQFRFRNGDVSYSFKLASRRYFSDPETYIGVEVNFGTAPDFDHQNIDYSYLARLKSWGAKIVYSQRLGQLWVISSKVGFDRNEIIKNSYRNQYTLDVTIAKSF from the coding sequence ATGAATAAAATAGCAACAATCATAGTATTTACATTATTAGTCTTAGATTGCTTTTCTCAAAGCACCGAATCGTCATACGAGCAGGTAAAGCAACTTGCTAAAGAAAAAAAATACGATCAAGCAGAAAAACTTTGCAAAGAAATTCTGGCTAAAACAGACGACGGTGATGTACGTTTTTACCTAGGTCTCATCTACTCTTGGAGTGGACGATACGACGACGCCCGAAACGAATTTCAGAAATTAGAACAAACTCGCCCAAATAGCCTAGAGCTGACGAATGCCCAATACAACGTAGAGTATTGGTCTGGAGATTATAGTGCAGCAATTACGATCCTCGATAAAAGCATCAGCAAAAATCCGAACGAATTAGATCTTCTGATAAAAAAAGCGAAGATGCTAAACAATTTAGGGAAAAGAAAAGAAGCCTCTGCAACCATAGAAAAGGTTTTGAATAAAGATCCAGCCTCACTAGAAGCAAGGCTAGTATACGCTCAAATAAAAAATTCCAACACCCAGAACACAATATCGGCAAACTTTACTTACGATTTTTTTAGCGATAGCACAAATCCATGGTACTTCTCTTATTTACAGTACAGCAGAAAAACTCGTATAGGAACTGTAATTGGAAGAGTAAACTATGCAAACAGATTTAACTCTAATGGCTTTCAAGCTGAAGCAGACTCCTACTTATCCTTTTGGAAAGGAGGATACACCTATGCCAATATTGGATTTTCAGGATCCAGCATATTCCCTGATTTTCGATGTGGACTCGAATACTACCACAACCTTCCTCATTCCTTCGAAGCATCTCTTGGTTTTAGATATATGAAATTCTCTTCTTCCGACGTACTTCTTTACACAGGTACTGTTGGCAAATACTACAAAAGCTACTGGTTCTCTATTCGACCTCAATTTCGATTTCGCAATGGAGATGTTTCCTATTCCTTCAAGTTAGCTTCACGCAGATATTTTTCCGACCCAGAAACCTACATTGGTGTTGAAGTAAATTTTGGAACAGCTCCTGATTTCGATCACCAAAATATTGACTATTCGTACCTCGCACGACTAAAATCGTGGGGAGCAAAAATTGTCTATAGCCAAAGGCTAGGACAGCTTTGGGTGATTAGTAGCAAGGTGGGATTCGATAGAAATGAGATAATCAAAAATTCCTATCGCAACCAGTATACCCTAGATGTTACCATTGCAAAATCATTTTAA
- a CDS encoding PleD family two-component system response regulator: protein MKILVVEDDIVTLKALEYRLKLEGFEVIVAKDGRHGKKLIQTKKPDIIISDILMPHTNGIELLSMVRHEMKLDVPFIIITALGQKSNMDKAIEIGATDYVVKPLDTNELISKIKEYEILKNGSNE, encoded by the coding sequence ATGAAGATACTTGTTGTTGAAGACGATATTGTTACGCTAAAAGCCTTAGAATATAGGCTGAAGTTGGAAGGTTTTGAAGTTATTGTGGCAAAAGATGGACGACATGGAAAAAAGCTCATCCAAACTAAAAAGCCAGATATCATCATTTCCGACATACTAATGCCTCACACCAACGGAATAGAGCTTCTCTCGATGGTACGACATGAAATGAAGCTGGACGTTCCCTTCATTATAATAACTGCATTAGGACAGAAAAGCAACATGGATAAAGCGATAGAGATTGGAGCAACCGATTACGTTGTAAAGCCTTTAGATACCAATGAGCTTATTTCCAAAATAAAGGAATATGAAATCTTAAAAAACGGCAGCAATGAATAA
- a CDS encoding DNA-3-methyladenine glycosylase I, producing MERCPWTASDELMVKYHDEEWGVPVYDDVKHFEFLTLESAQAGLSWKTILHRREAYRLAFAGFDPEKVALFGIEMVEHLMQNAGIIRNRQKIEAAINNAQRFLEVQKEFGSFSAYIWGFVGGEPIQNGFRTLDELPSKTVEAERLSKDLKKRGFKFVGPVTIYAHMQAAGLVNDHLVACPCFKAVQLLVRREE from the coding sequence ATGGAAAGATGTCCATGGACCGCAAGCGATGAGCTGATGGTTAAGTATCATGATGAGGAGTGGGGTGTACCTGTTTATGATGATGTTAAGCATTTTGAATTTCTGACATTGGAATCGGCTCAGGCTGGTTTAAGCTGGAAGACAATTCTTCATCGTCGCGAAGCATACAGGCTGGCTTTTGCTGGTTTCGATCCAGAGAAAGTGGCGTTATTTGGAATAGAAATGGTGGAGCATCTTATGCAAAATGCTGGAATTATTAGGAATAGGCAAAAAATTGAGGCTGCCATAAATAATGCTCAACGGTTTCTCGAGGTGCAAAAGGAGTTTGGCTCTTTTTCTGCATACATTTGGGGTTTTGTAGGAGGTGAACCTATTCAAAATGGTTTTAGAACGTTAGACGAATTGCCTAGCAAAACTGTTGAAGCAGAGCGACTCAGTAAAGATTTGAAAAAAAGAGGTTTTAAGTTTGTTGGTCCTGTAACTATTTATGCGCATATGCAGGCCGCAGGTTTGGTAAATGATCATTTAGTAGCTTGTCCTTGCTTCAAGGCTGTTCAGCTATTGGTGAGAAGGGAAGAGTAA
- a CDS encoding CvpA family protein: MNFIDIIVLALLAWGAISGYIKGFLTQLISFGAVFLGIYLAFIFSDWIALLVSEHFKVSAKWSMAVASLIIFMGVFILLHLASRIISKSFEKTSVGTANRILGLAFGLLKSFLIVCAVLWLLSTLNGIVKVVPEHITADSKLFDMWRIVPWAFPFVRDLV; this comes from the coding sequence ATGAATTTTATAGATATAATTGTATTAGCGTTACTTGCGTGGGGGGCTATATCGGGCTATATAAAAGGATTTTTGACTCAGCTAATTAGTTTTGGGGCTGTGTTCTTGGGTATATACCTTGCTTTCATTTTTTCAGATTGGATTGCTTTGTTGGTTAGCGAGCATTTTAAGGTTAGCGCAAAATGGAGTATGGCGGTTGCATCTTTAATTATTTTTATGGGGGTGTTCATATTGCTTCATCTTGCAAGCCGAATTATAAGCAAATCTTTTGAAAAGACTTCAGTTGGCACTGCTAATCGTATTTTGGGGCTGGCCTTTGGTTTGCTAAAAAGTTTTCTTATTGTTTGTGCCGTTTTGTGGCTCTTATCTACGTTGAATGGAATAGTAAAAGTAGTTCCAGAGCATATAACTGCTGATTCAAAATTATTTGATATGTGGAGAATTGTTCCTTGGGCTTTCCCTTTTGTTAGAGATTTGGTTTAG
- a CDS encoding DNA-3-methyladenine glycosylase yields the protein MRLLENIYQQDALTLAPLLLGKILVRKFEDGSELRLTINEVEAYRGEDDGACHARFGKTERNSIMYQEGGSIYMFLIYGMYWMLNVVTGSIDHPQAILIRGAGRYNGPGKLTKALKLDKSFYGENLSRSERLWIEDAPMIESFQTSPRIGIDYAPLEWKIKHWRFFI from the coding sequence ATGCGATTATTAGAAAACATATATCAACAAGATGCGCTAACACTAGCACCTTTGCTGCTTGGGAAAATACTGGTAAGAAAATTTGAAGATGGATCTGAACTCCGCCTAACCATTAACGAAGTTGAAGCTTACAGAGGAGAAGATGATGGCGCTTGCCATGCTCGATTTGGTAAAACGGAACGTAATTCTATAATGTACCAAGAAGGAGGCTCCATTTACATGTTTCTCATCTACGGCATGTACTGGATGTTGAATGTCGTAACAGGCAGCATAGATCATCCGCAAGCAATACTCATAAGAGGAGCAGGTAGATATAATGGTCCAGGGAAGCTAACAAAAGCACTGAAGCTCGACAAGTCCTTTTACGGTGAAAACCTATCAAGATCCGAGCGATTATGGATTGAGGATGCCCCAATGATAGAATCCTTTCAAACATCGCCTCGAATTGGGATTGATTATGCTCCCCTAGAGTGGAAAATAAAGCACTGGCGCTTTTTTATTTAA
- a CDS encoding Hpt domain-containing protein → MLYDLTELKSYSNGDKEFEADMFQTFLDQAPEFLSQIQTYLAQNNISEAGKSAHKFKSSVGIFGMETIRKGLEELENSCRITAEYDHLQELFSDVRTLVNEVIPQIERERQRCFA, encoded by the coding sequence ATGCTTTATGATTTAACTGAGTTGAAAAGCTATTCAAATGGCGATAAGGAATTTGAAGCTGATATGTTTCAAACATTCCTCGATCAAGCTCCCGAATTTTTATCCCAAATTCAAACTTATTTGGCCCAAAACAATATCTCTGAGGCTGGTAAATCTGCCCATAAGTTTAAATCTTCAGTTGGTATTTTTGGAATGGAAACCATCAGAAAAGGGTTGGAAGAGTTGGAGAATTCTTGCCGTATTACTGCAGAATATGATCATTTGCAGGAATTGTTTAGTGATGTTAGAACTCTTGTCAATGAGGTGATACCTCAAATAGAACGGGAAAGGCAGCGCTGTTTCGCTTAG
- a CDS encoding response regulator transcription factor: protein MKKVLLIDDEVTILKLLNHYLSSYYSVTMKNDGEQALLWMQEGNIPDVIVADIQMPNMDGDGFLKQLKTSGFFKDIPVIMLSGLENSAERIKFLKMGARDYVVKPFNPEELYLRIKNLIN, encoded by the coding sequence ATGAAAAAGGTCTTGCTTATAGATGATGAAGTTACCATTCTCAAACTTCTTAACCACTATTTGTCTTCATACTATAGTGTTACTATGAAGAATGATGGCGAGCAGGCTCTTCTTTGGATGCAGGAGGGGAATATTCCTGACGTTATTGTTGCAGACATCCAAATGCCTAACATGGATGGTGATGGCTTTTTAAAACAGCTAAAAACTAGCGGTTTTTTTAAAGATATTCCTGTTATAATGCTCTCTGGATTAGAAAATAGCGCTGAACGCATAAAATTCTTAAAAATGGGTGCTCGTGATTATGTCGTAAAACCGTTCAATCCCGAGGAACTTTATTTGCGGATAAAAAATTTAATAAATTAA
- a CDS encoding sugar transferase, whose protein sequence is MVLQVLYIGSSSATIQKLESHSDFRVVREENGFSAFKYLTDCVNALPDAIVAEHNIPGLNGVELVTRLRTNGTSNVPYFLIDKDFKKEDVKQFLKLGIADGYTYQLSPEDIKERVVYLKEHQGIAKKDALQSDYKIPVVKRLFDIVVASSILLIISPFLLLVMLAIRIESKGKVYYTSKRVGTGYRIFDFYKFRSMYTGADARLKDLKHLNQYSADKECELEDECPDCKRMGQPCSPILMVDGGEICENLFLKKKRIKNASAFFKIKDDPRITKVGKFIRNTSIDELPQLINVIKGDMSIVGNRPLPLYEAELLTSDQWILRFMAPAGITGLWQTMKRGKGSMSEEERKGLDNKYAFDYSFWNDIKIILKTIPALLQKENV, encoded by the coding sequence ATGGTGCTTCAAGTTCTTTACATTGGAAGCAGTAGTGCAACAATTCAAAAGTTGGAAAGCCATTCTGACTTTAGAGTTGTTCGGGAAGAAAATGGATTTTCTGCATTTAAGTATTTGACAGATTGTGTAAATGCGCTTCCTGACGCAATAGTTGCAGAACACAACATCCCTGGATTGAATGGAGTGGAGCTGGTTACACGATTGCGTACTAATGGGACATCTAATGTGCCTTATTTTTTGATTGATAAGGATTTCAAGAAGGAAGACGTGAAGCAATTTCTAAAGTTGGGCATTGCAGATGGCTACACTTATCAGCTGAGTCCAGAGGATATTAAGGAGAGGGTTGTTTACTTAAAAGAACATCAGGGTATAGCAAAAAAGGATGCTTTACAGTCTGATTATAAGATACCTGTAGTTAAGCGTCTTTTTGATATAGTAGTGGCAAGTTCTATTTTGCTTATTATATCTCCATTTCTTTTGCTGGTTATGCTTGCCATACGTATTGAGTCGAAGGGGAAGGTTTACTATACTTCCAAAAGGGTTGGTACAGGATATCGGATTTTTGATTTTTACAAGTTTCGATCAATGTATACCGGCGCTGATGCTAGGCTTAAAGATCTAAAACATTTAAATCAGTATAGTGCAGATAAAGAGTGCGAATTGGAAGATGAATGTCCAGATTGTAAGCGGATGGGACAGCCCTGTTCTCCAATTCTCATGGTTGATGGCGGGGAAATATGTGAAAACCTATTCTTAAAGAAAAAGAGAATAAAAAATGCTTCAGCATTTTTTAAAATAAAGGATGATCCGCGTATAACTAAAGTCGGAAAGTTTATTCGTAATACGAGTATAGATGAACTTCCCCAACTTATAAATGTGATAAAAGGGGATATGTCTATTGTTGGAAATCGTCCGTTGCCTCTTTACGAGGCAGAGCTGCTTACTTCAGATCAGTGGATTTTACGATTTATGGCGCCCGCAGGTATTACAGGCTTGTGGCAAACCATGAAAAGAGGGAAAGGTTCCATGTCTGAAGAGGAGAGGAAAGGCCTTGACAATAAGTATGCATTTGATTACTCATTTTGGAATGATATAAAGATAATCTTGAAAACAATACCTGCACTTTTACAGAAAGAAAACGTATGA
- a CDS encoding TolC family protein translates to MMKVSTILTFLLLAVELASFGQAKTIPVKPLKKVDSTETQFRFLPPLDALIDSALRHSPILKLQDGQIEIRQIELARKRKQWLEYLNVEAYGQYTNNTGITSSTFNSGVYTDLNSNSFQWRYGGGVTFKYPIFNLFSRGKDIKMAKKEIQVASLQRDVLIKDLRKTIIELYNQALLQHSLLEVKIGALETSSVAVRLGELDFRNSKINVSDLSKIADAHMKNQTEYEQALAALRLSLEMLQEVSGYYFLPN, encoded by the coding sequence ATGATGAAGGTATCAACCATATTGACGTTTTTACTTTTAGCTGTAGAGTTAGCCTCCTTTGGACAAGCAAAAACCATTCCTGTAAAACCTCTTAAGAAAGTCGATTCTACAGAAACGCAGTTTAGATTTTTGCCTCCTTTGGATGCGCTAATCGATTCTGCATTGAGGCATTCCCCCATATTAAAGCTTCAGGATGGACAAATAGAGATACGGCAAATAGAGTTGGCTCGTAAGCGAAAGCAATGGTTGGAGTACCTTAACGTGGAGGCTTATGGTCAGTACACGAATAATACTGGAATAACCTCCAGCACATTCAATAGCGGGGTATATACTGATTTGAATTCGAACTCTTTTCAATGGAGATATGGAGGTGGTGTTACTTTTAAGTATCCGATATTCAATTTATTTAGTAGAGGTAAGGATATAAAAATGGCCAAAAAGGAAATTCAAGTGGCATCGCTACAGCGGGACGTTCTGATAAAGGATTTGCGAAAGACGATAATTGAGCTATACAACCAAGCGTTGCTTCAGCATTCTTTGTTAGAGGTTAAAATTGGAGCATTGGAAACTTCCAGTGTAGCCGTAAGGCTTGGTGAACTTGATTTTAGAAACAGCAAAATTAACGTGTCCGACTTATCGAAAATTGCGGATGCACATATGAAAAATCAAACGGAGTATGAACAGGCGTTAGCTGCGCTGAGGCTTTCTCTAGAGATGCTTCAGGAAGTTAGCGGTTATTACTTTTTACCTAACTAA
- a CDS encoding GumC family protein yields MDIATLIKVLLRHLKVIVAIPLIVALLAIFATLNEKKEYTSSLSIFTGITSGFSIGSLDGNSRIDMFNTNNQFDNFINILKSKETNEEVALRLLAQNLSLKAPHPIFISKENYHNLKQSIPAEIQDLVVDGDTNQTYERFVAFKNRNSDNFLVYLLASDDPHYSLNAISQMGIKRVGNSDLVNVTYVNNDPGITYQTLKILSEVFIKNYKQIRQMQTDAVVKYFERELAKVSVRLRDAEDRLLAYYKNNSVINYNEQTRYIAEQKEYFETDYVREKMNFASTRASAFALENKMNARDRIFLKNDSIVRLRNELYAINLKQTENRLNMRDSVNVGKSWRTRLYQKQIDSLVGKLNESIVGSMRLQSSVEGIAADKILNQWLDYVVSNEASRAKIEVMDNRLKNFRDIYASLAPVGATIKRIEREIDINEQQYLSVLHGLNMAKLKMQDVEMSSTIKVLDKPLFPLTSRPSNRKMIVAAAFIGSMLLVIAIIIALEFLDKSIRTAERASKLIELKVMGVYPHMYKRKIWLEDVAAHLVRIMARDVANHKHEVPIRVGVISTIDGEGRTTISNKLIETLNQMGYKAKMDDVKNMRSSREADTDIFIYDLPSILLSPVSSEIVKSIGLFILVVRANREWRPSDARALLVFNEGTSKRPVIVLNGVEEDGLEHYLGDLPKKRSRLRIWAKRILTLNFFGKERF; encoded by the coding sequence ATGGACATTGCCACGCTAATTAAAGTACTGCTACGTCACCTAAAGGTTATTGTTGCAATTCCTTTGATTGTTGCTCTGTTGGCAATTTTTGCAACACTCAATGAGAAAAAGGAGTACACCTCTAGCTTGTCTATTTTTACAGGAATCACGTCTGGATTCTCAATTGGTAGTTTAGATGGAAATTCTAGAATTGATATGTTCAATACAAACAATCAATTTGATAATTTCATTAATATTTTAAAATCGAAGGAAACCAACGAAGAGGTTGCCCTGCGTCTACTTGCGCAAAACTTGTCACTCAAAGCGCCTCATCCTATTTTTATATCCAAGGAAAACTACCATAACTTAAAGCAATCTATACCTGCCGAGATACAAGATCTGGTTGTTGATGGTGATACTAATCAAACTTACGAGCGTTTTGTTGCTTTTAAAAATAGAAATAGTGATAATTTCCTTGTCTACTTATTGGCTTCCGATGACCCACACTATAGCCTGAATGCCATCTCTCAGATGGGAATAAAGCGAGTTGGAAATAGCGATTTGGTGAATGTTACGTACGTAAATAATGATCCTGGTATAACCTACCAAACTTTAAAGATATTATCAGAGGTATTTATAAAGAACTACAAGCAGATTAGGCAAATGCAAACTGATGCAGTTGTCAAATACTTTGAGCGAGAGTTGGCTAAAGTGTCGGTTAGATTGCGCGATGCGGAGGATCGGCTACTTGCCTACTATAAGAATAATAGCGTAATTAACTACAATGAGCAAACACGGTATATAGCAGAACAAAAGGAGTATTTCGAAACAGATTATGTTAGAGAAAAGATGAATTTTGCGTCGACGCGCGCATCTGCTTTTGCCCTAGAAAATAAAATGAATGCTCGGGATAGAATTTTTCTCAAAAACGATTCAATTGTAAGGCTTCGTAATGAGTTGTATGCCATTAATTTGAAGCAAACAGAAAATCGATTAAATATGAGAGATTCTGTTAACGTTGGAAAATCATGGCGTACGCGATTGTATCAAAAGCAAATAGACTCTTTAGTTGGTAAGTTGAATGAATCCATAGTTGGTTCAATGAGATTGCAGAGCTCGGTAGAGGGGATTGCTGCTGATAAAATTTTGAATCAATGGCTTGATTACGTGGTAAGCAATGAGGCAAGTAGAGCGAAAATAGAGGTGATGGATAATCGCCTTAAAAATTTTAGGGATATTTACGCATCCTTGGCTCCTGTTGGTGCAACTATTAAACGAATAGAGCGGGAAATAGACATAAATGAACAACAGTATTTGTCTGTACTACATGGGTTGAACATGGCCAAGTTGAAGATGCAAGATGTCGAAATGTCGTCTACTATTAAGGTTTTGGATAAGCCTCTTTTCCCGCTTACTTCTCGACCTTCTAATCGGAAAATGATTGTGGCTGCTGCTTTTATCGGAAGCATGCTTTTGGTCATTGCTATCATCATAGCACTTGAGTTTTTAGATAAATCCATAAGAACTGCCGAGCGAGCTTCTAAGCTTATAGAGTTGAAGGTAATGGGAGTTTACCCTCATATGTATAAGCGGAAAATTTGGCTGGAGGATGTGGCAGCCCATCTTGTGCGCATTATGGCAAGGGATGTTGCTAACCATAAGCACGAGGTTCCTATTCGTGTTGGAGTTATAAGTACAATCGATGGAGAAGGGCGAACAACCATCTCCAATAAGCTGATTGAAACGTTGAATCAGATGGGATATAAAGCGAAAATGGATGATGTAAAAAATATGCGATCTTCCCGTGAAGCAGATACAGATATTTTCATCTATGATTTGCCGTCTATTCTTCTTTCTCCCGTTTCATCAGAAATAGTAAAATCTATAGGACTTTTTATTTTGGTGGTAAGAGCCAATCGAGAATGGCGGCCTTCAGATGCTCGTGCATTGTTAGTATTTAACGAAGGAACTTCTAAGCGTCCAGTTATTGTTCTTAATGGTGTTGAAGAGGATGGTTTGGAGCATTATTTAGGTGATTTACCGAAGAAAAGAAGTCGGTTGCGAATTTGGGCTAAAAGAATTCTAACTCTTAATTTCTTCGGAAAGGAGAGGTTTTAA